The proteins below are encoded in one region of Alistipes communis:
- the secA gene encoding preprotein translocase subunit SecA — MDIVTGIIKLLFGSKADKDRKAIEPYVNKIKEVYPSIAALSNDELRGRSQALMKQIADFIAPDEERIVTLKAQLERAETALEEKEKISKEIDEITKRIDEKIEQKLDEILPEAFAIMKDTARRFAENETVTVTANDFDRQLAASKDFVTIDGDKAVYATHWLAGGNDVKWDMVHYDVQLFGGVVLHKGKIAEMATGEGKTLVATLPVFLNALARKGVHMVTVNNYLAKRDSEWMGPMYEFHGLSVACIDDTQPNSAARRQAYMADITFGTNNEYGFDYLRDNMASSPKDLVQRKHHYAIVDEVDSVLIDDARTPLIISGPVPKGDDQLYEQYRPAIENLYNLQKNLVTGLVAEAKQLMADGKTEEGGIKLYRAHKGLPKYKPLIKFLSEQGIKAQMQKTENIYMQDNNRRMPEITDDLFFVIDEKLNSVELTDKGHEALSKYFNEDGFFVMPDIGAEVAEIEKGEGTVEEKAQKRDALINDYAVKSERVHTVHQLLKAYAMFEKDIEYVVMDNKVKIVDEQTGRILDGRRYSDGLHQAIEAKERVKVEAATQTFATITLQNYFRMYHKLAGMTGTAETEASEFWSIYKLDVVVIPTNKPILRDDREDLIYKTKREKYNAVIDEIVRLVEAGRPVLVGTTSVEISELLSRMLKLRGIKHNVLNAKQHQLEAQIVAEAGRTGQVTIATNMAGRGTDIKLSPEVKAAGGLAIIGTERHESRRVDRQLRGRAGRQGDPGSSQFFVSLEDDLMRLFGSGRIATWMDRMGLKEGEVIQAGMMTKAIERAQKKVEENNFGIRKRLLEYDDVMNSQREVIYTRRRHALYGERIEIDLNNIMYDFAEAFLQAHEGAEFEDLTYEMIHEAAIQPTFDAETFAKAKHDEQVELIVADLKAAYARRAKLIADTVRPVMERIYEDRKDQLDSNIYFPITDGHLGYNVPVNLLRCKETDGAEIFRVFSKVVMFTTIDDAWREHLREMDDLRQSVQNATYEQKDPLLIYKFESFGLFSKMLEKINRDVLSTLNKAYIPVREQNAEAVQRERQERAKVDVNKLQASRMQAAAQAGQGERGPTAPIHVEKKVGRNDPCPCGSGKKFKNCHGRGL; from the coding sequence ATGGATATTGTAACCGGTATAATCAAACTCCTGTTCGGTTCGAAGGCGGACAAAGACCGCAAGGCCATCGAACCCTATGTCAACAAAATCAAGGAGGTCTACCCCTCCATCGCCGCACTTTCGAACGACGAACTCCGCGGCCGGAGCCAGGCGCTGATGAAGCAGATCGCCGATTTCATCGCCCCCGACGAGGAGCGCATCGTCACCCTAAAAGCGCAGCTGGAACGCGCCGAAACCGCACTCGAAGAGAAAGAGAAGATTTCGAAGGAGATCGACGAGATCACCAAACGCATCGACGAGAAGATCGAACAAAAGCTCGACGAAATCCTGCCCGAAGCGTTCGCCATCATGAAGGATACGGCGCGTCGTTTCGCCGAGAACGAAACGGTCACGGTCACGGCCAACGATTTCGACCGGCAGCTGGCCGCCTCGAAGGATTTCGTCACGATCGACGGCGACAAGGCCGTCTACGCCACCCACTGGCTCGCGGGCGGCAACGACGTCAAATGGGACATGGTGCACTACGACGTGCAGCTCTTCGGCGGCGTGGTGCTCCACAAGGGCAAGATCGCCGAGATGGCCACGGGCGAAGGAAAGACCCTCGTGGCGACGCTCCCCGTATTCCTCAACGCACTGGCACGCAAGGGCGTGCACATGGTGACGGTCAACAACTACCTGGCCAAGCGCGACTCCGAATGGATGGGCCCGATGTACGAATTCCACGGACTGTCGGTGGCCTGCATCGACGATACGCAGCCCAATTCCGCCGCCCGGCGGCAAGCCTACATGGCCGACATCACCTTCGGCACGAACAACGAATACGGCTTCGACTATCTGCGCGACAACATGGCCTCGTCGCCCAAAGACCTCGTGCAGCGCAAGCATCACTACGCCATCGTCGACGAGGTCGACTCGGTGCTCATCGACGACGCCCGCACGCCGCTGATCATCTCCGGTCCCGTCCCCAAGGGCGACGACCAGCTCTACGAGCAGTACCGCCCCGCCATCGAGAATCTCTACAATCTCCAAAAGAATCTGGTGACGGGACTCGTGGCCGAGGCCAAGCAGCTGATGGCCGACGGCAAGACGGAAGAGGGCGGCATCAAGCTGTACCGCGCCCACAAAGGTCTGCCCAAGTACAAGCCGCTCATCAAGTTCCTCTCGGAGCAGGGCATCAAGGCGCAGATGCAGAAGACCGAGAACATCTACATGCAGGACAACAACCGCCGTATGCCCGAAATCACCGACGACCTCTTCTTCGTCATCGACGAGAAGCTCAACTCGGTGGAGCTGACCGACAAGGGACACGAGGCGCTGTCGAAATACTTCAATGAAGACGGATTCTTCGTGATGCCCGACATCGGCGCCGAAGTGGCCGAGATCGAAAAGGGCGAAGGGACAGTCGAGGAGAAGGCGCAGAAGCGCGACGCGCTCATCAACGACTACGCTGTCAAATCGGAGCGTGTGCACACGGTGCACCAGCTGCTCAAAGCCTACGCCATGTTCGAGAAGGACATCGAATACGTCGTGATGGACAACAAGGTGAAGATCGTCGACGAGCAGACGGGCCGTATTCTCGACGGCCGCCGCTATTCGGACGGCCTGCACCAGGCCATCGAAGCCAAGGAGCGCGTGAAGGTCGAAGCGGCGACGCAGACCTTCGCCACGATCACCTTGCAGAACTATTTCCGCATGTATCACAAGCTGGCCGGTATGACCGGTACGGCCGAGACGGAGGCTTCGGAGTTCTGGAGCATCTACAAGCTCGACGTCGTGGTCATCCCGACCAACAAACCGATCCTGCGCGACGACCGCGAAGATCTGATCTACAAGACCAAGCGCGAGAAATACAACGCCGTGATCGACGAAATCGTGCGGCTGGTCGAAGCGGGCCGTCCGGTACTCGTCGGTACGACGTCGGTCGAGATTTCGGAGTTGCTGAGCCGTATGCTCAAACTGCGCGGGATCAAACACAACGTCCTGAACGCCAAGCAGCACCAGCTGGAAGCGCAGATCGTGGCCGAAGCCGGCCGTACGGGACAGGTGACCATCGCCACCAACATGGCGGGCCGCGGTACCGACATCAAGCTGTCGCCCGAAGTGAAGGCGGCCGGCGGTCTTGCGATTATCGGCACCGAGCGCCACGAAAGCCGTCGCGTCGACCGCCAGCTGCGCGGCCGCGCCGGCCGACAGGGCGATCCGGGTTCGTCGCAGTTCTTCGTCTCGCTCGAAGACGACCTGATGCGTCTGTTCGGCTCGGGCCGTATCGCCACATGGATGGACCGCATGGGCCTCAAAGAGGGTGAGGTGATTCAGGCCGGCATGATGACCAAGGCGATCGAACGCGCGCAGAAGAAGGTCGAGGAGAACAACTTCGGCATCCGCAAGCGGCTGCTCGAATACGACGACGTGATGAACTCGCAGCGCGAGGTGATCTACACGCGCCGCCGCCACGCCCTCTACGGCGAACGCATCGAAATCGACCTGAACAACATCATGTACGACTTCGCCGAAGCGTTCCTGCAAGCGCACGAAGGCGCCGAGTTCGAAGATCTCACCTACGAAATGATCCACGAAGCGGCCATCCAACCCACGTTCGATGCCGAGACCTTCGCCAAGGCCAAGCACGACGAACAGGTGGAGCTGATCGTCGCCGATCTGAAAGCCGCCTACGCACGCCGTGCCAAGCTCATCGCCGATACGGTGCGCCCCGTCATGGAACGCATCTACGAAGACCGCAAGGATCAGCTCGACAGCAACATCTACTTCCCGATCACGGACGGGCACCTGGGCTACAACGTTCCGGTCAACCTGCTGCGCTGCAAGGAGACGGACGGTGCCGAAATCTTCCGCGTCTTCTCGAAGGTGGTGATGTTCACCACCATCGACGACGCATGGCGCGAGCACCTGCGCGAAATGGACGACCTGCGCCAGAGCGTTCAGAACGCCACCTACGAGCAGAAGGACCCGCTGCTGATCTACAAGTTCGAATCGTTCGGACTCTTCTCGAAGATGCTCGAAAAGATCAACCGCGACGTACTCTCCACGCTCAACAAGGCCTACATTCCCGTCCGCGAGCAAAACGCCGAAGCCGTGCAGCGCGAACGTCAGGAACGCGCCAAGGTCGACGTCAACAAATTGCAGGCCTCGCGGATGCAGGCCGCTGCGCAGGCCGGTCAGGGCGAACGCGGCCCCACGGCTCCGATCCACGTCGAAAAGAAGGTCGGCCGCAACGACCCCTGCCCCTGCGGATCGGGCAAGAAATTCAAGAACTGCCACGGAAGAGGACTTTAA
- a CDS encoding deoxycytidylate deaminase, giving the protein MGYKEEKQRQLDRRYLRMARIWAENSYCVRRKVGALIVKDKMIISDGYNGTPSGFENICEDETGKTKSYVLHAEANAITKVAKSANNCDGSTLYITAAPCIECSKLIIQAGIRRVVYCDEYRSEEGLDLLRKVGIECVQIDDIGA; this is encoded by the coding sequence ATGGGATACAAGGAAGAGAAACAGCGCCAGCTCGACCGCCGCTACCTGCGTATGGCGCGCATCTGGGCGGAGAACTCCTACTGCGTCCGCCGCAAGGTGGGAGCGCTGATCGTCAAGGACAAGATGATCATCTCGGACGGTTACAACGGCACTCCCTCCGGGTTCGAAAACATCTGCGAGGACGAAACCGGCAAGACCAAATCCTACGTGCTCCACGCCGAAGCCAACGCCATCACGAAGGTGGCCAAAAGCGCCAACAACTGCGACGGCTCGACGCTCTACATCACCGCTGCGCCCTGCATCGAGTGTTCGAAACTCATCATTCAGGCCGGCATACGGCGCGTGGTCTACTGCGACGAATACCGTTCGGAGGAGGGGCTCGACCTGCTGCGCAAGGTGGGAATCGAGTGCGTGCAGATCGACGACATCGGAGCCTGA
- a CDS encoding SDR family NAD(P)-dependent oxidoreductase: protein MKRIVIMGATSGIGLETAKRCIAAGWRVGAAGRRSEELERLRGLAPQQVETEAIDVTDDAAPAALERLIERLGGMDVYFHVAGVGSQNPQLDPTVELHTVRTNVEGFTRMTTAAYGYFAAHGGGRIAVVSSIAGTRGLGVAAAYSASKRFQNTYIDSLAQLARMQGSKIRFTDIRPGFVATALLRNADYPMLMRPEKVAETLFRALECGKRRIVIDHRYALLVRLWRLIPQGVWERLPIRSRD, encoded by the coding sequence ATGAAACGGATCGTCATCATGGGCGCCACCTCGGGCATCGGGCTCGAAACGGCCAAACGCTGCATCGCCGCCGGCTGGCGCGTCGGGGCGGCCGGACGGCGCTCGGAGGAGTTGGAACGGTTGCGCGGACTCGCCCCGCAGCAGGTCGAGACCGAAGCGATCGACGTCACGGACGATGCGGCTCCCGCAGCGCTCGAACGGCTCATCGAGCGGCTCGGCGGCATGGATGTCTACTTCCACGTGGCTGGCGTCGGCAGCCAGAACCCGCAGCTCGATCCTACGGTCGAACTCCACACCGTCCGCACCAACGTCGAAGGATTCACCCGCATGACGACGGCGGCCTACGGCTATTTCGCCGCACACGGCGGCGGCCGCATCGCTGTCGTAAGTTCAATCGCCGGTACGCGGGGACTGGGCGTGGCCGCGGCATACTCCGCTTCGAAGCGGTTCCAGAATACCTACATCGATTCACTGGCCCAGCTGGCACGGATGCAGGGATCGAAGATCCGCTTCACGGACATCCGTCCGGGATTCGTCGCCACCGCTCTGCTCCGAAATGCGGATTACCCGATGCTCATGCGCCCCGAGAAGGTCGCCGAGACGCTGTTCCGTGCTTTGGAATGCGGCAAACGCCGCATAGTGATCGACCACCGCTACGCCCTGCTGGTGCGGCTCTGGCGACTGATCCCGCAGGGAGTGTGGGAGCGGCTGCCGATCCGCAGCAGGGATTGA
- a CDS encoding single-stranded DNA-binding protein has protein sequence MINKVILVGNVGIDPEVRAIESGVKVARVRLATTERIFNRQTNESTEHTEWHTVILWRGLADVVDRFVRKGSQLYIEGSLRTREWMDKENQKRYTTEIIASDMKLLGKRSDNPAGGQSAGQGGYQPQGGVQGGYAAPASQAGGYAQPAAQPVQPAAAPVVPPAEDPDDLPF, from the coding sequence ATGATTAATAAGGTGATATTGGTGGGCAACGTCGGGATCGATCCCGAGGTGCGCGCGATCGAGAGCGGCGTGAAGGTCGCCCGGGTGCGTCTGGCGACGACCGAACGGATATTCAATCGTCAGACCAACGAATCGACTGAGCATACCGAATGGCATACGGTCATTTTGTGGCGCGGCCTTGCGGATGTAGTGGATCGTTTCGTGCGCAAGGGCAGCCAGCTCTATATCGAGGGCAGCCTGCGCACGCGCGAATGGATGGACAAGGAGAACCAGAAACGCTATACGACCGAGATCATCGCGTCGGACATGAAACTGCTCGGCAAGCGATCCGACAATCCTGCCGGCGGACAATCTGCCGGACAGGGCGGTTATCAGCCGCAGGGCGGGGTTCAGGGCGGATATGCCGCGCCCGCATCGCAGGCGGGCGGGTATGCGCAACCCGCGGCACAGCCCGTGCAGCCCGCCGCCGCTCCGGTCGTTCCGCCGGCCGAAGATCCCGACGATCTGCCGTTCTGA
- a CDS encoding purine-nucleoside phosphorylase, with product MLNQILETAAFIRAKVGQFTPEVGIVLGTGLGDFADNIEVEYAIEYKDIPNFPVSTVEGHKGRLIFGRIDGRRVVAMQGRFHYYEGYTMQQVTFPVRVLKQLGIRCLFVSNASGGINPSFRTGDLMIITDHINLMPNPLIGPNIAELGPRFPDMHNCYDRELRAKATAIAEREGIKLQYGVYVGGTGPTFETQAEYRYFKAIGGDAAGMSTVPEVIVARHMSLPVFGVSVITNCGLSDEIGDHEDVQRQGKKAGVKMARLFMELLKEV from the coding sequence ATGTTAAATCAGATTCTTGAGACCGCCGCATTCATCCGTGCGAAGGTCGGGCAGTTTACCCCCGAGGTGGGGATCGTTCTCGGTACGGGTCTGGGCGATTTCGCCGACAATATCGAGGTGGAGTACGCGATCGAGTACAAGGATATTCCCAATTTCCCCGTTTCGACGGTCGAGGGGCACAAGGGGCGCCTGATTTTCGGCCGGATCGACGGCCGCCGTGTCGTGGCCATGCAGGGCCGGTTCCATTACTACGAGGGCTACACCATGCAGCAGGTGACCTTTCCCGTGCGGGTGCTCAAACAGTTGGGAATCCGCTGCCTGTTCGTATCGAACGCTTCGGGCGGCATCAATCCGTCGTTCCGTACGGGCGACCTGATGATCATCACCGACCATATCAATCTGATGCCCAATCCGCTCATCGGCCCCAACATCGCCGAGCTGGGGCCCCGCTTTCCGGACATGCACAACTGTTACGACCGCGAACTGCGCGCCAAGGCGACGGCCATCGCCGAACGCGAGGGGATCAAGTTGCAGTACGGCGTCTACGTCGGCGGCACGGGCCCTACGTTCGAGACTCAGGCCGAATACCGCTATTTCAAGGCGATCGGCGGCGATGCCGCCGGTATGTCGACCGTACCCGAAGTGATCGTCGCACGCCACATGTCGCTGCCCGTCTTCGGCGTTTCGGTGATTACCAACTGCGGCCTGAGCGACGAGATCGGCGACCATGAGGATGTACAGCGCCAGGGAAAAAAGGCGGGCGTAAAGATGGCGCGGCTTTTCATGGAACTGCTCAAAGAGGTATAA
- the lpxK gene encoding tetraacyldisaccharide 4'-kinase, whose product MAVLFRHQLFDWGILHSEKFDIPVICIGNITVGGTGKTPLAEMIVDYMSQTHRVALLSRGYGRRTKGYREVAATDHYRDVGDEPLQIKRKFPDVCVVVCERRADGIRRIRTEHPEVDLIVMDDGFQHRYVEAKINVVLIDATRPVQEDRMLPLGSLRDVPGQLHRAHYFIVTKCPEEMNPLDRRIMRKVLIEAAYQNIYFTRMEAFRPQPVFGEAPAEGFDPGTEVILMSGIGNPAQFVRGASACYRVVGELRFEDHHVYRVKDLKTLAGLIAQHPAAMVLTTEKDAVKLAGRGKVPAEIRSRLFYQPINISFIDDSATDFLQNLEKDVKSDS is encoded by the coding sequence ATGGCGGTTCTGTTCCGTCATCAGTTGTTCGATTGGGGGATTCTGCATAGCGAGAAGTTCGACATTCCGGTCATCTGCATCGGCAACATCACCGTCGGCGGTACGGGCAAGACTCCGCTGGCCGAAATGATCGTCGACTACATGTCGCAGACGCATCGCGTGGCATTGCTGTCGCGCGGTTACGGCCGTCGCACGAAGGGTTACCGCGAGGTTGCGGCGACGGATCATTACCGCGACGTGGGCGACGAACCGTTGCAGATCAAACGCAAATTTCCCGATGTGTGCGTCGTGGTGTGCGAACGGCGGGCGGACGGTATCCGCCGCATCCGCACCGAGCATCCCGAGGTGGATCTGATCGTCATGGACGACGGTTTCCAGCACCGTTATGTAGAGGCGAAGATCAACGTCGTGCTGATCGACGCCACACGCCCCGTGCAGGAGGATCGGATGCTTCCGCTCGGCTCGCTGCGCGACGTGCCCGGGCAGTTGCACCGCGCCCACTATTTCATCGTGACCAAATGTCCCGAGGAGATGAATCCGCTCGACCGGCGCATCATGCGCAAGGTGCTGATCGAAGCCGCCTACCAGAACATCTATTTCACCCGCATGGAGGCGTTCCGCCCGCAGCCCGTCTTCGGGGAGGCTCCGGCCGAGGGCTTCGATCCGGGTACGGAGGTGATCCTGATGTCGGGAATCGGCAATCCGGCACAGTTCGTGCGCGGCGCCTCAGCGTGCTATCGCGTGGTCGGGGAGCTGCGATTCGAAGACCATCACGTCTATCGGGTGAAGGATTTGAAGACGCTGGCGGGGCTTATCGCACAGCATCCGGCTGCAATGGTGCTCACGACCGAGAAGGACGCCGTCAAACTTGCGGGGCGCGGCAAGGTGCCCGCCGAGATTCGCAGCAGATTGTTTTACCAACCGATAAACATTTCATTCATAGACGATTCGGCAACGGATTTTCTTCAAAACCTTGAAAAAGATGTTAAATCAGATTCTTGA
- a CDS encoding DUF4886 domain-containing protein: MGKMSRICRLMSIAFALIFVNCTNAEEAAAAPSGSGDSEPEVPVLPETVKILAIGNSFSADAVEQELYGLFEAVGQKVVIGNMYIGGCPLETHAANAASDAAAYSYRKIVDGVMTKTSSVKLSTALADEDWTFVSVQEGRGFHGFYDTTYEGTTHSMEPDLTNLLNYVRSKCPDARLVYHAPWAAKEGYTGVKFSYYGYDQAKMYEMICGATKEVVAAHPEIGLVMNSMDAIQNVRTSYFGDNVTRDGWHLNYTIGRYTAGCLWFEKIMGRSVVGNAYRPSAISETDALVCQTAAHEACEHPYVVTDLSYFEKPAGEDGDEPHTVLAKWYFSRERTVADGGCETWTGQDELGVYRYDNEPGERGYFEANEEGAGRLSYVQVDKTEWPEDAAGLSTLDVSNGGQPVMSGPMAGDYWQFATTGGHEFAEGTRLRIVYTYNPGNYGAKYWRIEYKDGDVFKPVPSFELKTETLPLSGETVTYNQAFDASQRVIEFTVVLDNPTSEFVVRQICCSAYQVNDKWLGHPNIKCVSRIAGDPNNENKPLPQMDLLL; encoded by the coding sequence ATGGGAAAAATGAGCCGGATATGTCGTTTGATGTCCATTGCATTTGCATTGATTTTCGTGAATTGCACCAATGCCGAAGAGGCTGCGGCCGCTCCTTCGGGGAGCGGCGATTCCGAACCGGAGGTTCCGGTGCTCCCCGAAACCGTCAAAATCCTTGCTATCGGCAACAGTTTCTCGGCCGATGCGGTCGAGCAGGAGTTGTATGGGCTCTTCGAGGCCGTGGGGCAAAAGGTGGTCATCGGAAATATGTATATCGGCGGATGTCCTCTGGAAACTCATGCTGCGAATGCCGCATCGGATGCGGCGGCTTACAGTTATCGTAAGATTGTGGATGGCGTTATGACCAAAACCTCTTCCGTAAAACTGTCGACGGCGTTGGCAGACGAGGACTGGACGTTTGTCAGTGTTCAGGAAGGTAGGGGATTCCACGGGTTTTACGATACGACGTACGAAGGTACGACTCATTCGATGGAGCCCGATCTTACGAATCTGTTGAATTACGTGCGGTCGAAATGTCCCGATGCCCGACTCGTATATCATGCCCCGTGGGCGGCGAAAGAGGGCTACACCGGCGTTAAATTCAGCTATTATGGTTACGATCAGGCGAAAATGTACGAGATGATATGCGGCGCGACGAAGGAGGTCGTAGCCGCTCATCCTGAAATAGGTCTGGTTATGAACAGTATGGATGCGATTCAGAATGTCAGAACGTCTTATTTCGGCGACAACGTTACCCGCGACGGTTGGCATCTCAACTATACGATCGGCCGCTATACGGCAGGGTGCTTGTGGTTCGAAAAGATCATGGGCCGGAGCGTTGTCGGTAATGCGTATCGTCCGTCCGCGATCTCGGAAACCGATGCGCTCGTTTGTCAGACCGCGGCTCACGAGGCGTGCGAACATCCCTATGTCGTTACCGATCTGTCGTATTTCGAAAAGCCTGCCGGCGAAGACGGGGACGAACCGCATACCGTGCTGGCGAAGTGGTATTTCAGTCGTGAACGAACGGTTGCCGACGGCGGTTGTGAAACATGGACGGGACAGGATGAACTCGGAGTCTACCGATATGACAACGAACCCGGTGAAAGGGGTTATTTCGAGGCCAACGAAGAGGGTGCGGGTCGATTGAGTTATGTCCAGGTCGATAAGACCGAATGGCCGGAAGACGCTGCCGGTTTGAGTACGCTCGATGTTTCGAACGGAGGCCAGCCGGTGATGAGCGGGCCCATGGCCGGAGATTACTGGCAGTTCGCAACGACGGGAGGTCACGAATTTGCCGAGGGCACGCGGCTTCGTATCGTTTATACCTACAACCCTGGCAACTATGGTGCGAAATATTGGCGCATCGAATACAAGGACGGAGATGTTTTCAAGCCGGTTCCGAGTTTTGAGTTAAAAACCGAAACCCTCCCTTTGAGCGGCGAAACCGTCACATACAATCAGGCGTTCGATGCGTCTCAGAGAGTCATAGAATTTACGGTCGTTCTGGACAATCCCACCTCGGAGTTCGTGGTGCGTCAGATATGTTGTTCGGCATACCAGGTGAATGACAAGTGGCTCGGCCATCCGAATATCAAGTGTGTCTCGCGTATTGCCGGTGATCCGAATAATGAGAACAAACCGCTTCCGCAGATGGATCTGTTGTTATAG
- a CDS encoding M23 family metallopeptidase, whose translation MERLMKFAALGVAWIAWGCGSGNTAASDDAETEEEIVEQNLLYGIPADDYRIEHGEIAPGETMGRILNRYGVGAATVDRLDRAAKTDFPLDGIRAGNPYTVFIHEDSLNTPHLDYLVYERNASQYVVFGLHSVDSVSVTLGEKPVSVRRQKKQATIDSSLWGAIMREQMPYALAAELEEIYQWSIDFFGIQKGDAFTVVYDERIIDTTAVGIGRVWGAKFTHAGKDYYAIPFRQNNRIQYWDVNGGSLRKQLLKAPLKYSRISSRFSNARLHPIYKVYRPHHGVDYAAPKGTPVRAVADGVVTFKGWGGGGGNTLKIKHPGNMMSGYLHLSRFAKGIAQGSRVSQGQLIGYVGSTGASTGPHLDFRLWRNGKPIDPLKAPSEPAEPIAAQNRAAFEFVRDRIVAELDGEVSDSLRITQLDSIRIGQ comes from the coding sequence ATGGAACGACTGATGAAATTCGCGGCGCTGGGCGTCGCATGGATCGCCTGGGGCTGCGGTTCGGGCAACACCGCCGCTTCGGACGACGCAGAGACCGAAGAAGAGATCGTCGAGCAAAATCTGCTCTACGGCATCCCTGCCGACGACTACCGCATCGAACACGGCGAAATCGCCCCGGGAGAAACGATGGGACGTATCCTGAACCGCTACGGAGTAGGCGCAGCGACCGTCGACCGGCTCGACCGCGCAGCCAAAACCGACTTCCCGCTCGACGGCATCCGTGCCGGCAATCCCTACACGGTCTTCATCCACGAAGACTCGCTCAACACCCCGCATCTGGACTATCTGGTCTACGAACGCAACGCATCCCAATACGTCGTTTTCGGTCTCCACAGCGTCGATTCGGTCAGCGTCACGCTCGGCGAAAAACCCGTCAGCGTCCGCCGTCAGAAGAAACAGGCCACGATCGACAGTTCGCTGTGGGGCGCCATCATGCGCGAGCAGATGCCCTATGCGTTGGCCGCCGAACTGGAAGAGATCTACCAATGGAGCATCGACTTCTTCGGCATCCAGAAAGGCGACGCCTTCACGGTGGTCTACGACGAGCGGATCATCGACACGACGGCCGTCGGCATCGGGCGCGTCTGGGGCGCCAAATTCACCCATGCCGGCAAGGACTACTACGCCATTCCGTTCCGTCAGAACAACCGCATCCAATACTGGGACGTCAACGGCGGCAGTCTGCGCAAGCAACTGCTCAAAGCGCCGCTCAAATATTCGCGCATCAGTTCCCGTTTCTCCAACGCACGCCTGCACCCGATCTACAAGGTCTACCGTCCCCACCACGGTGTCGACTACGCCGCGCCGAAGGGGACTCCCGTCCGTGCCGTAGCCGACGGCGTGGTAACCTTCAAAGGCTGGGGCGGCGGCGGCGGAAATACCCTGAAAATCAAGCACCCGGGCAATATGATGAGCGGTTACCTGCACCTGAGCCGTTTCGCCAAGGGTATCGCGCAGGGGTCGCGCGTGTCGCAGGGCCAACTGATCGGATACGTGGGCAGCACCGGCGCTTCGACCGGCCCGCACCTCGATTTCCGGCTTTGGCGCAACGGCAAGCCGATCGATCCGCTCAAAGCGCCCTCCGAGCCTGCCGAACCCATCGCGGCGCAGAACCGTGCGGCCTTCGAGTTCGTGCGCGACCGCATCGTGGCCGAACTCGACGGCGAAGTGAGCGACTCGCTGCGCATCACGCAACTCGACTCCATTCGCATCGGGCAATGA
- a CDS encoding pyridoxamine 5'-phosphate oxidase family protein yields MSARQQQPTEVDERIARFLGRHHVLTLATAADGTPYCANAFYAYDKGRNRLVFTSDLSTRHAREMLAERRVAASVVLETRIVGKVQGLQLCGTVARGDEEDKRRYLHRFPYAALAELTLWALVPDYLKFTDNTLGFGKKLIWKA; encoded by the coding sequence ATGAGCGCACGGCAACAGCAACCTACGGAGGTCGACGAACGGATCGCACGGTTCCTCGGACGGCATCATGTGCTGACGCTGGCCACGGCAGCCGACGGAACGCCCTACTGCGCCAATGCGTTCTACGCCTACGACAAGGGACGCAACCGGCTGGTCTTCACCTCCGACCTCTCAACCCGCCACGCGCGGGAGATGCTCGCCGAGCGACGGGTCGCCGCCTCGGTCGTGCTCGAAACGCGGATCGTGGGAAAGGTACAGGGTTTGCAGCTCTGCGGCACGGTCGCACGCGGCGACGAGGAGGACAAACGGCGTTATCTGCACCGGTTCCCCTATGCGGCGCTGGCGGAACTGACGCTGTGGGCGCTTGTGCCCGATTACCTCAAATTCACGGACAACACGCTCGGATTCGGAAAAAAACTGATATGGAAAGCATAA